The Amphiura filiformis chromosome 12, Afil_fr2py, whole genome shotgun sequence genome includes a region encoding these proteins:
- the LOC140165542 gene encoding uncharacterized protein, which produces MAEVAVFQKIQKNILSVFQKIKKDLSCHICSAELKDPIRLPCLHGFCFECLETWHQESQNKTQVICPACKKSAPVPNEGIKGFQGHLLVQNLQETMDNTSTEPMRNITCHVCRKDAKAHCTDCNKSICQQCLASHNAFMKDHHIVSIEELQSGEVTTEGRVCEVHGEQVRYYCETEYKQVCMDCISLKTCPADHDRVTLKEAAKKQADMITGLKEKCTDNIKKFQDAIKDTYVVLSTLNDSKKHSKTDVENCRQQYIDQVNQVFDSELLKIDKIHGDRVNYIANKKKVLESEVDKLEEAKQQASDLTALKSDFLTTYKYSSLSKKLYELSLSKPVTADKSLGYLAFESIPMIVPPTGYLLQRQRWRLTSQFTTIYEGMDEPCGIALNKDTDIAVTSFEKGVKVFLRDGRLKCSFMDSFTKITDVTVSDGRFIVTGGQSFHGLKFYSGKGNLLSSTAVTDTTNNRSYVSCVAIDANDRIIAGLVNNTISIHYADGSLISKFATRNRPFRLAGTSEGEIVCSSYEGKCLELMDYTGSNVRVVQPHPQVKKWAPGYVCCRQGQIFVVNEASGDPAGIFRYTSKGHYLGCVTTEVNDPKGITLSQDGMELFVVEYTYCRVKIFHRE; this is translated from the exons ATGGCTGAAGTAGCTGTTTTTCAGAAGATCCAGAAGAACATTCTATCTGTTTTTCAGAAAATTAAGAAGGACCTATCTTGCCATATCTGTTCAGCAGAGCTGAAAGATCCTATACGCCTACCTTGCCTGCATGGATTCTGTTTTGAATGTCTGGAGACTTGGCATCAAGAAAGCCAAAACAAGACTCAAGTGATCTGTCCCGCTTGTAAGAAGTCAGCACCTGTACCTAATGAAGGAATCAAAGGATTTCAAGGACATTTGCTTGTACAGAATCTACAAGAAACCATGGACAACACA TCTACAGAACCAATGAGAAATATAACATGTCATGTCTGTAGAAAGGACGCTAAGGCTCACTGCACAGACTGCAACAAGTCCATTTGTCAACAGTGCTTGGCAAGCCACAATGCCTTCATGAAAGATCACCACATAGTCAGCATTGAAGAGCTTCAGTCAGGTGAAGTCACCACTGAAGGCAGAGTCTGTGAGGTACATGGTGAGCAGGTACGGTACTACTGTGAGACAGAATACAAGCAAGTGTGCATGGACTGCATCAGTCTCAAGACGTGTCCTGCTGATCATGATAGGGTGACCTTGAAAGAAGCAGCCAAGAAGCAAGCAGATATGATCACTGGGTTGAAGGAGAAGTGCACCGACAACATAAAGAAGTTTCAAGATGCTATTAAGGACACTTATGTAGTACTAAGTACTCTTAATGATTCCAAGAAACATAGTAAAACTGATGTTGAAAATTGTAGACAACAGTACATAGACCAAGTAAACCAAGTATTTGATAGTGAGTTACTCAAAATTGACAAGATACATGGAGATAGGGTCAATTATATAGCAAACAAAAAGAAAGTACTGGAGTCAGAAGTAGATAAATTGGAAGAAGCCAAACAGCAGGCATCAGATCTCACTGCCCTCAAGTCTGATTTCTTGACCACCTACAAGTATTCCTCCTTGTCCAAGAAATTGTACGAATTGTCTTTGTCAAAACCAGTAACAGCAGATAAGTCCTTGGGCTACCTGGCATTTGAGAGCATTCCAATGATTGTCCCACCAACTGGATATTTGTTGCAAAGGCAGAGATGGAGACTTACCAGTCAATTCACAACAATTTATGAAGGAATGGATGAGCCATGTGGAATTGCTCTAAATAAAGATACAGATATTGCTGTTACAAGCTTTGAAAAAGGTGTGAAGGTGTTTTTAAGAGATGGTAGATTAAAATGTTCCTTCATGGATTCATTTACCAAAATAACAGATGTGACAGTATCTGATGGTAGATTCATTGTCACAGGTGGACAAAGCTTTCATGGTTTGAAATTTTACAGTGGTAAGGGCAACCTTCTGTCAAGTACAGCTGTCACTGACACAACCAATAACAGATCATATGTGAGTTGTGTAGCTATTGATGCCAATGATCGAATCATAGCAGGGTTAGTCAATAACACTATATCCATCCACTATGCAGATGGGTCTCTCATCTCCAAATTTGCAACCAGAAATAGACCATTCCGTCTTGCAGGTACGTCTGAAGGTGAAATAGTTTGTTCTTCCTATGAAGGAAAGTGTCTAGAATTAATGGATTATACTGGCTCTAATGTAAGGGTAGTACAGCCTCATCCACAAGTCAAGAAATGGGCCCCTGGTTATGTGTGTTGTAGACAAGGACAGATCTTTGTAGTCAATGAAGCATCAGGTGACCCAGCAGGTATATTCAGATATACAAGTAAAGGACATTACTTAGGTTGTGTTACCACAGAGGTTAATGATCCTAAAGGAATTACCCTGTCACAAGATGGTATGGAGTTGTTTGTGGTAGAATACACTTATTGCCGagtcaaaatcttccacagagaatGA
- the LOC140165437 gene encoding uncharacterized protein, producing the protein MAEAAVLLQKIKKDILSCYICSAELKDPIGLPCLHGFCFECLETWHQDSQDKTQVICPACKKSAPVPKEGIRGFPGHFLVQNLQETMDKSTEAGRDASCQVCGKTAEAHCIDCKKPLCQQCLTNHNEFIKDHHIVTIEELQSGQVTTEGRVCEVHGEQASESDSKPCQICGKTGEFHCVDCNKALCQSCHTSHNLFMKDHHIVTIEELQSGQVTTEGRVCEVHGEQVRYYCETEDKQVCVDCISLKTCPAEHDRVTLKEAAKKQVDLIDGLKKKCADNTKKLQDAIKNTRGVLCTLDNSIKQTKTDVINCKQQYIDQVTQICDKEIDKIDQIHEDRLLDIENKKKVLESEVDKWEEAKQQASDIPALNSDFLITHRYSSLSKKLNEMSLSKPVTAGKSLGHLTFESLPLVVPTIGYLLQRQRWRLIDQFPTSGIMQPYGIALNHEGDIAVISFAKGVQVFSRNGQVKCSFMDDCTKIKGASVSNDNRYVIGNGYEGLSFYTKEGKYLSGVSINDTRGNKSYVISIDIDANDQIIAGLVNNTISIHYADGSLISNFSTNSQPFRLAATFDGEIVCSYRQIPSLQLMDYSGSNVRVLQPPPEVKKWLPGNVCCRQGEIFVTNPASGDPTGIFRYTSQGHYLGCVTTEVNGPAGIALSQDGMELFVLEVDDCQVKIFQRE; encoded by the exons ATGGCTGAAGCAGCTGTTCTTCTCCAGAAGATCAAGAAGGACATTCTATCTTGCTACATATGCTCAGCAGAGCTGAAAGATCCGATCGGTCTACCATGCCTACATGGATTCTGTTTTGAATGTCTGGAGACGTGGCATCAAGATAGCCAAGACAAGACTCAAGTGATCTGCCCTGCTTGTAAGAAGTCAGCACCTGTACCTAAAGAAGGAATCAGGGGATTTCCAGGACATTTCCTTGTGCAAAATCTACAAGAAACCATGGACAAG TCTACAGAAGCTGGGAGAGATGCATCATGTCAAGTCTGTGGAAAGACAGCAGAGGCTCACTGCATAGACTGTAAAAAACCACTTTGCCAACAGTGTCTTACCAACCACAATGAGTTTATCAAAGATCACCACATAGTCACCATTGAAGAGCTTCAGTCAGGTCAAGTCACCACTGAAGGCAGAGTCTGTGAGGTACATGGTGAGCAG GCCTCAGAAAGTGATAGCAAACCTTGTCAAATATGTGGCAAGACTGGTGAATTTCACTGTGTAGACTGTAACAAGGCTCTGTGTCAATCCTGCCACACCAGTCACAACCTGTTCATGAAGGACCACCACATTGTCACTATTGAAGAGCTTCAGTCAGGTCAAGTCACCACTGAAGGTAGAGTCTGTGAGGTACATGGTGAGCAGGTAAGGTACTACTGTGAGACAGAAGACAAACAAGTCTGTGTGGACTGCATCAGTCTCAAGACATGTCCTGCTGAACATGATAGGGTGACCTTGAAAGAAGCTGCAAAGAAGCAAGTAGATTTGATTGATGGGTTAAAGAAGAAATGTGCTGACAACACAAAGAAGTTACAAGATGCTATAAAGAACACTAGAGGAGTACTTTGTACCCTGGACAATTCCATTAAACAAACTAAAACTGATGTTATAAACTGTAAGCAACAGTATATAGACCAGGTAACACAAATATGTGATAAAGAGATtgacaaaattgatcaaatacaTGAAGATAGGCTCTTGGatatagaaaacaaaaagaaagtacTTGAATCAGAAGTAGATAAATGGGAAGAAGCCAAGCAGCAGGCATCAGATATCCCTGCTCTTAATTCTGATTTCTTGATTACCCACAGGTATTCCTCTTTGTCCAAGAAACTAAATGAGATGTCTTTGTCAAAACCAGTAACAGCTGGTAAGTCCCTAGGCCATCTGACATTTGAGAGTCTTCCATTAGTTGTCCCGACTATTGGGTATTTGTTGCAAAGGCAGAGATGGAGACTTATCGATCAATTCCCTACAAGTGGAATAATGCAACCCTACGGAATTGCCCTAAATCATGAGGGGGATATTGCTGTTATAAGTTTTGCAAAAGGTGTCCAGGTGTTTTCAAGAAATGGTCAAGTCAAATGTTCCTTTATGGATGATTGTACCAAAATAAAAGGGGCATCCGTTTCCAATGACAACAGGTATGTCATAGGAAATGGTTATGAAGGCCTTTCATTCTACACCAAAGAGGGTAAATATTTGTCAGGTGTTTCCATCAATGATACCAGAGGTAATAAATCCtatgttatttcaattgatatcgATGCTAATGATCAAATCATAGCAGGGTTAGTCAATAACACTATTTCCATCCACTATGCAGATGGGTCTCTCATCTCCAATTTTTCAACAAATAGCCAACCATTTCGTCTTGCGGCAACCTTTGATGGCGAAATAGTTTGCTCATACAGACAAATACCAAGTTTGCAACTTATGGATTATTCTGGTTCTAATGTACGAGTATTACAACCTCCTCCAGAGGTAAAGAAATGGCTTCCTGGTAATGTGTGTTGTAGACAAGGAGAGATCTTTGTAACCAATCCAGCATCTGGTGACCCAACAGGTATATTCAGGTATACAAGTCAAGGACATTACCTAGGATGTGTTACCACAGAAGTTAATGGCCCTGCAGGAATTGCATTGTCACAAGATGGAATGGAGTTGTTTGTTTTGGAGGTAGATGACTGTCAGGTTAAAATATTCCAAAGAGAATAA